Proteins found in one Capra hircus breed San Clemente chromosome 20, ASM170441v1, whole genome shotgun sequence genomic segment:
- the SLC6A3 gene encoding sodium-dependent dopamine transporter, which produces MSEGRCSVALMSSTAAPAKEANATGPKAMELVLVKEQNGVQLTNSTLLNPPQSPTEAQDRETWSKKADFLLSVIGFAVDLANVWRFPYLCYKNGGGAFLVPYLFFMVVAGVPLFYMELALGQFNREGAAGVWKICPILRGVGYAVILISLYIGFFYNVIIAWALHYLFSSFTAELPWTHCNHTWNSPRCSDARAPNASAGTNGTLRTTPAAEYFERGVLHLHESHGLDDLGPPRWQLTSCLVLVIALLYFSLWKGVKTSGKVVWITATMPYVVLFALLLRGITLPGAVDGIRAYLSVDFHRLCEASVWIDAAIQICFSLGVGLGVLIAFSSYNKFTNNCYRDAIITTSVNSLTSFSSGFVVFSFLGYMAQKHSVPIGDVAKDGPGLIFIIYPEALATLPLSSVWAVVFFVMLLTLGIDSAMGGMESVITGLADEFQLLHRHRELFTLLVVLATFLLSLFCVTNGGIYVFTLLDHFAAGTSILFGVLMEVIGVAWFYGVWQFSDDIKQMTGRRPSLYWRLCWKFVSPCFLLFVVVVSIATFRPPHYGAYVFPEWANALGWAIAASSMSVVPIYAAYKLCSLPGSSREKLAYAITPETEHERVDSGEVRQFTLRHWLVV; this is translated from the exons ATGAGTGAGGGCAGGTGCTCCGTGGCCCTGATGTCTTCCACGGCAGCTCCGGCCAAGGAGGCCAACGCCACGGGCCCAAAGGCGATGGAGCTCGTCCTGGTCAAGGAGCAAAACGGGGTGCAGCTCACGAACTCCACCCTCCTCAACCCCCCGCAGAGCCCCACGGAGGCCCAGGATCGGGAGACCTGGAGCAAGAAGGCCGACTTCCTCCTCTCGGTGATCGGCTTCGCGGTGGACCTGGCCAACGTCTGGCGGTTCCCATACCTGTGCTACAAAAACGGCGGGG GTGCCTTCCTGGTGCCCTACCTGTTCTTCATGGTCGTCGCCGGCGTGCCGCTGTTCTACATGGAGCTGGCCCTCGGGCAGTTCAACAGAGAGGGGGCGGCAGGCGTCTGGAAGATCTGCCCCATCCTGAGAG GCGTGGGCTACGCGGTCATCCTCATCTCGCTGTACATCGGCTTCTTCTACAACGTGATCATCGCCTGGGCGCTGCACTatctcttctcctccttcaccgCCGAGCTGCCCTGGACGCACTGCAACCACACCTGGAACAGCCCCCGCTGCTCGGACGCCCGCGCCCCCAACGCCAGCGCAGGCACCAACGGCACCTTGAGGACCACGCCCGCCGCCGAGTACTTCGA GCGCGGTGTGCTGCACCTCCACGAGAGCCACGGCCTCGACGACCTGGGCCCCCCCCGCTGGCAGCTCACCTCCTGCCTGGTGCTGGTCATCGCCCTGCTCTACTTCAGCCTGTGGAAGGGGGTGAAGACTTCCGGGAAG GTCGTGTGGATCACAGCCACCATGCCGTACGTGGTCCTCTTTGCGTTGCTCCTGCGAGGCATCACTCTCCCGGGGGCTGTGGACGGCATCAGAGCGTACCTGAGCGTGGACTTCCATCGGCTCTGCGAGGCCTCG GTCTGGATAGATGCGGCCATCCAGATATGCTTCTCGCTGGGCGTGGGCCTTGGGGTGCTCATCGCCTTCTCCAGTTACAATAAGTTCACCAATAATTGCTACCG AGACGCGATCATCACCACCTCCGTCAACTCGCTGACAAGCTTCTCCTCCGGCTTCGTGGTCTTCTCCTTCCTGGGGTACATGGCCCAGAAGCACAGTGTCCCCATCGGGGACGTGGCCAAGGACG GGCCGGGGCTGATCTTCATCATCTACCCGGAGGCGCTGGCCACGCTCCCGCTGTCGTCCGTCTGGGCCGTGGTCTTCTTTGTCATGCTGCTGACCCTGGGCATCGACAGCGCT ATGGGCGGCATGGAGTCCGTGATCACCGGGCTCGCAGACGAGTTCCAGCTGCTGCACCGGCACCGGGAGCTCTTCACGCTGCTCGTCGTCCTGGCCACCTTCCTCCTGTCCCTCTTCTGCGTCACCAAC GGCGGCATCTACGTCTTCACGCTGCTGGACCACTTCGCAGCTGGCACGTCCATCCTCTTCGGGGTGCTCATGGAGGTCATCGGGGTGGCCTGGTTCTACG GTGTCTGGCAGTTCAGCGACGACATCAAGCAGATGACCGGGCGGCGGCCCAGCCTCTACTGGCGGCTGTGCTGGAAGTTCGTCAGCCCCTGCTTCCTCCTG TTTGTAGTCGTGGTCAGCATCGCGACCTTCCGGCCCCCGCACTACGGCGCCTATGTCTTCCCCGAGTGGGCCAACGCGCTGGGCTGGGCCATCGCTGCGTCCTCCATGTCTGTGGTCCCCATCTACGCCGCCTACAAGCTCtgcagcctgcccggctcctcgcGGGAG AAACTGGCCTACGCCATCACGCCGGAGACGGAGCACGAACGGGTGGACAGCGGGGAGGTGCGCCAGTTCACG